aagcaatcctcctgcctcagcttcccaaagtgctgagattacaggcataagccactgcacctggcaaatgttttgttttgtttttttaaggtaagcaattattttatttccttggcCTGATGGCATTGACTTCATTACACAAGAACTTGCAGCTGACAGAACTGACACACAGATATCCCCCAAGAGGAAGAACCCTTTTCATTTGCAGAGATGAATTGAAATGTCATGTCTGAGTGCAATTcctgctccccactcccaccccacaaaACCCTATAAGtgataataaatcaataaaatccCCATGATTTACTAAAAGTCATCCCTGCCAACCTTTCTAACTAGCAGCTGCAGTGGATAACCAAGAAGGGAAGCAGCTGGCCATCACGTAGCATTCCTGTGAGTGTAAGACTGAGGGGACAGCAGCATGGGAGTGAGAATCCTGAATGAGTGAGAGGTGTAGATAATCTACCTTACTTCATACCTGCCCCTTCCCTCCATAAGACATCTTTGTCCtgatacatataaaatactaAAGGAGATGCTAGAAGTGGTTTTAGTCTGCAACTGGAAATGCCTGAAGCTTATTAAATTCCAAGGTAGGGGTGAGATAAGGAGCACCAGAGAGAAAGAACAGGTTAGACAGAGATGCTCAACACTCTGTCAATTCCAGTTTAATGCTATTTAATAACAAAATTGTCTTCTTAATCATAACCACCCTCATGCCGAACCCGTATTTTCCAAAGATAAGAGATCCCTGTCTAAATTTCTGGGTTGGTGTCTACTGCCACCCCTGGGGTGGCACTGTGATGTTTGTGAGTGAGATTGCAACTGGGATGGGAGAAAAGAAGTGTGGGACAGAGAAGATCGGGGGCCACGATGCATCAATTACAGTGGGTCTCTTTTCATCCCCAGGTATGGCCCACTACCACAAGTCCCCTTTCCCTACCTGTCTTGTGCAACTGTCAAAAACAGAATCTCTGCCCAAAGAGAAGGGAGCACAGGGAGTTGCTGCTGGACTGCCATCATCTCTGACCCCAACTTGTCCACCTCCTGACCGACCCTTCTATGAAATTGCACAAAAATTAAATCTCAGGAATGCCATAAAATTACATCATCCCCATTCCTCTATCAAAGCCAATCCAACAGCTCTGTCTTGACATGCTTTCTCCCTGGGCCAAAGAAGCAGCAAAAAGTATCAGTTGAGCATGTGAAAATGTGATGATGGTGTGTGCGGTGTAAAGTTTCTAGATGTCTTCACCTTCTGTCTCCTCGCGGTGGGAGCCGCCCTCTCTTTCCCCAAGTcgcacacacacccctcccctaCCCCTAAGTCCAGGTGCTTCCATCTGCTGGGCTTCCAACCACTCATTTCCCATAGACACTCTCATTACTGTAGGCCACATACAGAAAATCATCTTCCTCATGACTGTTCTCATACAGTTGGCCCATGGTAGCACTAATGGGAGGGATAATGTTGTTGACAAAGAAGAATAAGGCGTCCTCAGGTCTCAGGTGGATTCTCTTCCGGATTAAAAAGTAGAACTGGCCATCGGTAAGGTCGGAGGGCACTAGGTACTTCCTCTTGTCCGGATCAGGCACCCTGGCTTTTGCAGCCTTCTCTACAATCACGGGGACCCTGTCCGGATATTTCTTCCGgatcttttctccttcctttttccgATACTCAAAGGGATGGACCTCCTTGTACTGGAACTTCATGATGAATCACAGGGCTTCCGTGATCCCCGCGCAGGGCCTGCCTCCTTCACCGCTGACCGCTGGCCGCGTCCCGCTCCCTCCGCCGACGTGTGCTCAGAATAGCTGCAGAAATGTCCGCTTCCGGGTCAGCAGGGCTGGTCCAAGTGTGCGGGCGGGCGGAaggtggggtgggaagggggaCCTCGGGTGCACCTGCCTGGAGGTAGAGAGCCAGGTGGAAAAATACCGGCGGCTTTTCCAGACAGCTGGGAGCACAAAAACCaaatatttggttttttaaaccaataaattttggggtaatttgttacacagcaatagataatgatagactctctctttaaaaaaaatcagttctggcagggtgcga
This window of the Nomascus leucogenys isolate Asia chromosome 6, Asia_NLE_v1, whole genome shotgun sequence genome carries:
- the LOC100595852 gene encoding gamma-aminobutyric acid receptor-associated protein-like 3, with translation MKFQYKEVHPFEYRKKEGEKIRKKYPDRVPVIVEKAAKARVPDPDKRKYLVPSDLTDGQFYFLIRKRIHLRPEDALFFFVNNIIPPISATMGQLYENSHEEDDFLYVAYSNESVYGK